The Enhydrobacter sp. sequence GGGAAGAGAGGGGCGCGATGCCCCTCTCCACCCTTCTTCGGAGGAAGCGACGATGCGTGCCACACGAGCCGGTCTGATCGCCGCCGGGCTGATCGCGGGTTGTCTCCTCGCGACCATGCCGTCGGCTTTCGCCGACGACCCGGTGACCATCAACCAGGTCGTCGCCAGCGGCGCCAACACATCGACAATCAATCAGGTCGGGAGCAACAATAGCGCCGAGACCAGCCAGCTCGGCGGGCAGAACTATGTCGGCATCGGCCAGTTCGGCAACAACAATGCGTCGGCGGTCACCCAGACCGGCATCGGCGGCCTCGTCATCCACAACCAGTACGGCAACGGCAACCAGTTGACGATCATGCAGACCGGCCCGCATCCCCAACCCGTCATGATCAACCAGCGCCGATGAAATCTCCCGGCCTGCTCCTGCTGACCATGGCCCTGGTTGCCGCGACGGCCGCGGCGGCCCAGGATCGCAGGCTGCCGCGGCAGGCAGAGCAGGAGTCGCCGCCGACGCCGACGCAGCAGCGGGCGGCAACGGGCGACGTCGCCGGCGGGAAGGTCATTCCCAAATCCATTCTCGAGATCCTGGCCGATCCGCACATCGACCCGAACGTCGCCTACATACTGTGGCAGACCTCGCGCAAGCCGATGGAGGACTGGACGATGAAGCAGCTCGCCTTCGTCACCCAGGCGGCGCCGACGCTGGTCGAGGCCGGAGTCCCGGTCGAGAAGGTACAGTTGCTCTATGCCTTCTGGGGGCTCGATCCGAACGACGTGTTCAATCCGCGGCTCGGCCCGCAATGGCAGGCGCAATCGACGGCGTACAATCCCCGCAGCGCCAACAACGTGGGCGCGATCTCGTCGGCCGATTGCCAGGTCGATGTCAGCCTGATGACGGTCGCCACCTATCGCGCCTGCGCGGCCGGATACGGACAATGAGAGACGATGCAAAGGGAGGAGCGCAAATGCACAAGTTCCTGCTGGCAGCCAATGCGGCCCTGTTTGCATTGGGAGCGGTTGCGGTTGCGCCTGCGCTTGCCCAGAACGCGAAGGCCGGCGGCAACGGCGTCAAGGAGGATCTGGGCGTGAACAATCGGCAGATCGTCGACAAGCCCGCGGGCGACCGGTCGGTCGTCCGGCAGCATGCGGGTCCGGGCAGCCACGACAACGTCCAGAGCGTGACGACGTCGTCGCCGGGCGCCGCGCCCAATACCGTGGTCCAGTCGACCGCCGGCGGCGGCAACGTGCAGACTGCGGTCCAGAACGGCGGCAGCGGCAACGTGGTGGTCCAGACGCAGCAGGGATCCGGCAACCGGCAGACGGTGATCCAGACCGGCGATGGCAACCGCGCGGTCCAATCGCAGACCGGGGACAATCATTCAGGGGCGCTCGATCAGCACGGCGGAGAAACGAACATCCAGATTCAGAAATAGGCCGCGCAGTTCCGCAAATTACGCTCGACCGTGGCGACACGAAAGCTGCGGCCCACGAACACGGCCACCAACCGTTCGATCAGCGTCGATCTTGCCGGCATTCTTCCAGCCAGCGATGCTGAATACACCTTTCCCGCAAGTCACGCGGCTTCCAGCTCGACATGCACACGACGGCCAAGCGCCGTAGCGATATTCACCAGAGCATCGAGCGAGAAGCGCGAAATGCGGCCACGCAACAGGTCGTTGATGCGCGGTTGAGTGACGCCGCAATGCGCGGCAGCCTCGGCCTGCTTCCAACCCTTCGCCTCGATGACCTCGGCGATCTGCATCATCAACTCCGCCCGCATGCGTAGATTGGCCGCTTCCTCGGCCGTATCGGCGACGGCATCCCACACGCTATCGAAGGACTTGGATTTGGACCTGGTCATCGGGCACCTCGTACAAGATCGGCGAAGCGGGACCGGGCAAGCTCGATGTCGCGCTTGCTGGTCGCCTGCGCCTTCTTCTGGAAGCAGTGCAGCACGTAGACGGCGTTGATCAGCCTTGCGGTATAGATCACTCGATAGGTTCCCGAGTCGTCCCATACCCTGATTTTCTCCACGCCTTTGCCGATGGAAGGCATTGGTTTGAAGTCATCGGCTGTTGTCCACGTTGCACCTTATCCAGTTGATAGCCCGCGTCCTGACGGGCGGCCGCTGGGAACTCGCGTAAACATCCGAGCGAGTCATCCAGAAATCGAAGGGCCCCCATTATATCCAATCGGATATAAAAGCCAACTCGCTCTGTTGCCCTGACCCATTGTCACGCCGCGATCCGCTCCGGGTGGGTGTAGACGGTGAGGCGGCCGTCGCGGACGAAGGCGACCAGGGCAAGGCCCGCCTCGTCGGCGGTCTCGATGGCGAGCGAGGTGGGGGCCGAGACGGCGGCGATCGCCGCGGCGCCGAGGACGGCCGCCTTCTGCACCATCTCGTAGGAGCAGCGGCTGGTGACGACGACGAAGCCGCCTGCCGCCGGCGCTTCGCCCGATTTCGCCAGCGCGCCCGCGAGCTTGTCGAGCGCATTGTGCCGGCCGACATCCTCGCGCACCGCCACCAGCGTGCCGTCGGGCGCCGCCCAGCCGGCAGCATGGGTGGCGCCGTTCTCGCGGTTCAGCCGCTGGGCAGCCGGCAGCGCCGCCATCGCCCGGGCGATCGCCGCGCGCGACACCGGCGCGCGGGCGGCGACCGGCGGAACCGTGCGCAGGGCGGCCTCCAAGCTCTCGACGCCGCACAGGCCGCAGCCGGTGCGGCCGGCCAAATTGCGCCGGCGTTCGCGCAGCACGGCGAGCCGGCTGGCCGCGATCTCCAGCCGCACCTCGATGCCGCGGCCGGCCGGCTCGACCTCGATGTCGTAGATCTCGGATGGCTTGTCGACGATGCCCTCGGTGAGCGAGAAGCCGCGCGCCAGGTCCTCGAGGTCGCGGGGCGTCGCCATCATCACGGCATGGCCGAGCCCATTGTAGACCAGCGCGACCGCGACCTCCTCGGCCACGACCTCGTCCGACGCCTCGTCGCCCGCGGCGGTGAGGCGATGGGCGGAGCGATGGATCGAGCCGCGATCCTCGATGCCCTGCACCGCGGATCAGGAACCGGCCTGCAGGGCCACTTCCGCGACGCCCTCGGCCAGATTGAGGCCGGCTCGCCCGGGGACCTGCACCGGCGCCAGCGCGATCATCTTGTTGGCATGATCGACCAGCATCGCGCGCTCGGGCGGGCGGCCCTCCACCAGGGGCGGCGTGCCGCGGCCGAACTCGCCCGCGAGTCCGCCTGCCTCGAGCGGCTCCGGCGCATAGACCAGCCACACGATATGGTGTGCCTGGTCGGCCAGGATGGCCTTGGCGCCGAAACGCTTGATCGCCGCGCGATAGGCCTCGGCCTTGCCGTCGCTGCGAGCGAACAGGCACTCGAGTTCGCGCGGCGCGCTACCGGCCAAGGTGCAGGTGAGCGAGCCCACATTGACGCTCGACTCGCTCTCGGCATGAGTCTGGGCATAGAAGGCGGCGCCGCCTACCAGCGCCGCCGCGCCCAGCATCGCGAAGACCGTTCGCCGCATTGCTTCCTCCGCCTTCCGACGAGGCTCCCACACGGCCAAACTACGCCCTCGCGACGATTTGTCCAAGGGCCTGAGGCCATGGCCTCCCCCTGGCGTCGGTGGAAGATCAGGCCGTGGGCCGCAGCGAAACGGCGGCAGGCGCGCGGGCGGGACGGGCCGCCGGCGTCCAGGTGAGCAGCCGCCGCAGCAGCCAGATCGCCAGCCGCCGCACCGGACCCGGCGGCGCGAAGTGCGAGGCGAACTCGCGGTTGATCTCGAACGGCCGCCAGTAGGTCGCCTGCCACTCGCAATAGGCGGTGTGGAAGGCCCGGCTCTGCTCCGGCGAGGCGCGCAGCAGCGAGCAGTCGCAGGCCGCCTCGATGCGCACGTCGTCGTCGGCAAGGAAGCGGAATCTGTGCCGGCTGCTCAGGTGGTGCAGCGTGTTGTCGGAGAACTCGAACTCCTCGGGACGCGAACGCAGGGCGGTGATTGCCGGAGCAAGTTCCAGGTAGGTCATCGAAGCACTCCTGTCGTTACCGGCTGATCAACGCCGAACGGCCGCCTTTGGTTACGGCGGTCCGCCTTCTCCTTCGTGTTGGAAGTGGTGTCATCCGACGTACAGCCGTGTCATTCCGAGCGAAGGCAGGACTCCTCGGTCGGCATCGGCCAAGGATCCCTCGCTCCGCTCGGGATGACACCGTCTTCTGCAATCCAGGCCCTGACTGTTCCGGGCCGGGTCGCCTCGCGGCCATGCCGCGCTGGCGGCCATCCGTCGTGTGGTTGCGAACGCACGTCGTGTCATTCCGAGCGAAGCGAGGAATCCTCGGTGGTCGTCATCGGCCAAGGATCCTTCGCGATGCTCGGGATGACACCGTCGTCCACGAGCCATGCCCTACCTCTTCCGGGTAGGATCAGGTCCGCTTCAGGCCCTCGAGCTCGCTCGCCGCCCAGGCCAGGGTCTTCTCCATCGGCTCGCCCTTGAGCTGGCGGACGATCATCTGGCTCTGAAAAGCCTGCGCCCACATCTGCGCGGCGATCAGCGGCGGGGCCGGCGAGCAGACCACGCCCGCCTTCTGGTCGCCGCCCTTGATCGGGTAGTGGTAGAGCGTGCCTTTGGGCGGCCCCTCCTCCTCCCAGGTCTTGAAGTCGTTGAACTTCGGGTAGGGCGGGATGTCGTAGCCCTGGCTCGCCGCCACCTGCTTCTCGGCCACCGGGCGCATCGCGAGGTACTCCAGCAGGCTCTTGGCCGCCGGCTTGTTCTTGGAGAAGCTCCACAGCCCGTAGAAGCGCGGCAGGACCGGGTTGAAGCGGCCCTTCGGCCCCTTGGGGAAGCCGATCGTCCAGCACTTCTCGGCGACCTGCGGCGCGTCGCGCTTGCTCACCGCCCAGGCGCTGGGCGGATTGAAGATCAGCGCCCCCTTGCCGGACAGCAGCCACTTGTTGTTCGAGGCGTCGTCCCAGGCCGGCGCGTCGGCCGGACAGAAGGCGGCGAGCTTCTTGCCGTACTCGAGCACCTGGCGCACCGCGTCCGACTGCACCGTGATGTTGCCCTTGGCGTCCATCAGCTCGGCGCCGTAGGCCAGGAACAGGGCCCCGACCCACTGGTTGGTGTCGGTGGTGTTGCCGAGCGGCAGGCCGAAGCCGAAGCCCGCCTTCTGGCACTTCTCGGCCGCGACCAGGAAGCTGTCCCAGGTCCAGCTCGCGTCGTTGGGCGGCTTGCCGGCGGGGTAGAGCGCCTGCACGTCGACCCCGGCGTGCTCCTTCATCAGGTCGAAGCGCGTGCAGCAGCCCAGCAGCAGCGTGCCGCGCGTCATCGGCACGCCCGCC is a genomic window containing:
- the fdhD gene encoding formate dehydrogenase accessory sulfurtransferase FdhD, encoding MQGIEDRGSIHRSAHRLTAAGDEASDEVVAEEVAVALVYNGLGHAVMMATPRDLEDLARGFSLTEGIVDKPSEIYDIEVEPAGRGIEVRLEIAASRLAVLRERRRNLAGRTGCGLCGVESLEAALRTVPPVAARAPVSRAAIARAMAALPAAQRLNRENGATHAAGWAAPDGTLVAVREDVGRHNALDKLAGALAKSGEAPAAGGFVVVTSRCSYEMVQKAAVLGAAAIAAVSAPTSLAIETADEAGLALVAFVRDGRLTVYTHPERIAA
- a CDS encoding curlin repeat-containing protein → MRATRAGLIAAGLIAGCLLATMPSAFADDPVTINQVVASGANTSTINQVGSNNSAETSQLGGQNYVGIGQFGNNNASAVTQTGIGGLVIHNQYGNGNQLTIMQTGPHPQPVMINQRR
- a CDS encoding helix-turn-helix transcriptional regulator; this encodes MWDAVADTAEEAANLRMRAELMMQIAEVIEAKGWKQAEAAAHCGVTQPRINDLLRGRISRFSLDALVNIATALGRRVHVELEAA
- a CDS encoding DUF992 domain-containing protein, which translates into the protein MRRTVFAMLGAAALVGGAAFYAQTHAESESSVNVGSLTCTLAGSAPRELECLFARSDGKAEAYRAAIKRFGAKAILADQAHHIVWLVYAPEPLEAGGLAGEFGRGTPPLVEGRPPERAMLVDHANKMIALAPVQVPGRAGLNLAEGVAEVALQAGS
- a CDS encoding type II toxin-antitoxin system RelE/ParE family toxin yields the protein MPSIGKGVEKIRVWDDSGTYRVIYTARLINAVYVLHCFQKKAQATSKRDIELARSRFADLVRGAR
- a CDS encoding extracellular solute-binding protein, with product MRVGKLSRRRLMAATAVAGMVGAPFVRRANAAGSLSIGLWDHWVPGANDVQSAIIKEWADREKVEVKVDYITSQGNKLLITLAAESQAKSGHDIMEFTNWEAAQYSAGLEPVDDVVKNIVAKNGPIDPAVEYLGKFEGRWAGVPMTRGTLLLGCCTRFDLMKEHAGVDVQALYPAGKPPNDASWTWDSFLVAAEKCQKAGFGFGLPLGNTTDTNQWVGALFLAYGAELMDAKGNITVQSDAVRQVLEYGKKLAAFCPADAPAWDDASNNKWLLSGKGALIFNPPSAWAVSKRDAPQVAEKCWTIGFPKGPKGRFNPVLPRFYGLWSFSKNKPAAKSLLEYLAMRPVAEKQVAASQGYDIPPYPKFNDFKTWEEEGPPKGTLYHYPIKGGDQKAGVVCSPAPPLIAAQMWAQAFQSQMIVRQLKGEPMEKTLAWAASELEGLKRT